The Sphingomonas aliaeris genome segment GCGCGAGTTCGACCCCTTCCTCGCCATCTGCCGCGACCGTCACCGTATAGCCGCGACGGCCCAGCGCCTTCGCCGCCAACCGGCGCAGGCCTTCGTCATCGTCGATATACAAGGCGGTCGGGTTGCTCACTGACCTTCGATATCCGGTACCTGGATCACCGACAGGAACAGGCCGAGCTGGCGGATCGCCTGCGCGAAGCTTTCGTAATTGACCGGTTTCGTGATGTAGACGTTGCAGCCCAGATCGTAGCATCGCTGGATCTCGACCTTGTCGTCCGTCGTGGTCAGCACGACGACCGGCGTGCGCTTCAACGCGGGCTCGCTCTTGATCTTGGCGAGGATGTCGGTGCCGCTCATGTCCGGCAGGTTGAGATCCAGCAGCACCAGCGCCGGCCCGTTCATCGCCGGTCCGTTCTTGTCGGTAAACAGATAATGCAGCGCGGTCGTGCCGTCGGTGAAATGCGTGATCTCGTTCATGATGCCGGCGCGACGGATGTTCTTTTCGATCAGCCGCGCATGGCCTTCATCGTCCTCGATCATCACGATGCTGACGGAACGGTGGTCGGTCATGATACTTCCCCGGATCTCTTTGATTCTGCTTCGGTCAGGACGGCGGGCAGCGTTAGCCGGAAAGTGGCGCCCTTGCCCAGTTCCGATCGAACGTCGATCACGCCGCCCAGACGGTAGGCGAGTGCGCGGACATGCGCGAGTCCGATACCTTCGCCGGGTTGATCCTGATGCCCCGATCGGCGGAACAGGTCGAACACGCGCTGGTGGTCGCTGGGCGCGATGCCCCGGCCGTTATCCTCGATTTCGTAGACGATGCGCGATCCCGTCTTTTCGCCGCGCACCACGATGCGGCCCGGGCGGCCGGGTTGCAGATATTTGACCGCATTCTCGATCAGATTGGAGAAGATCTGCTCGATCGCCAGCCGGTCGGTGACGATTCCGGGCAAAGTCCCTTCGACTGCGATCGTCGCATCGCGATCCTCCGTCAGGTGTTTCAGCGATCCGTCGATCGTCTGCACCATCGCACCCATGCCCACCGGCTCGGGGGAAATGACGCGCCGCCCCTCTCGCGATAGCTTGAGGATCGCATTGATCAGCCGATCCATTTTCTGGGTGGACGTACGGATGAAGCGGATCGCCTCGGGCAGGTCTTCGCGCGCCGCCAGCCGGGCATCCTCGGTGACGATGTCGGGCGCGGTCGCCTCGGCGCGATCGATCAGGTCGGTGATCGCCACGGTGGCGGTGTCGAGTTCGGCGGTGAACCCCATCACGTTGACCAACGGGGAGCGCAAATCGTGGCTGACGATATAGGCGAAGCGCTGTATTTCCTCGTTCGCGCGCGACAGGTCCGCCGTGCGTTCCTCGACCAGTTCCTCCAGCGTGTCGGCGAAATCGCGAAGATCGTCGCGCGAGGCGGACAGATCGCGCGTATAGCGCAGGACGGTGGCCAATGTCGCCATCGCGACCAGCAGCAGCAGCACGCCGGTCAACGCGAGAATGCCGTAGAAGATCGTCACGCTGGACTGCAATTCGCGATCGCGAATGGCGAGCAGGCGCTGTTCCTCGGCAGTCATCGCCGCCAAAGTCGCGCGCACGCCCTTCATGCGGGCCGCGCCGGTTTCCGCGACGAACGCGTCAATCGCCGCCTGCTGCCGCCCAGCCGCCATCAGCGTGATCGACTGGTTGCGATAGGCGAGGATATCGCGGACCTGCGCTTGCAGGCGCACGATGTTGCCGCGCTGCCGTGGATTGTCGTCGGTCAGGCGCATGACTCGCGACAGTGCGGGGGAAAGCGTCGCGGCGACGTCGCGGTAACTGTCGAGATAGACCTGCTGACCGGTCAGCAGATATCCGCGCCGTACCGTTTCCGCGCGCTCGATCGCCGTCGTCACTTTCGTGACCGCGAGTTCGACTTCGTAGGTATGAGTGACCCAGCGGCCATGATCCTGGCTGCGCTTGGTCGACCAGGCGGCAGCGAAGATCGCCGTGATCAGCGCAAGGAAGCCGACCGCGAGGCACGCCACCAGGAAGCGGCGTGCAAGCCCCTCCCGTACACCCAGTCGTTGGAGAAGCGGCCTTGCCATCGGACCGCTCTTACGCAGCCGTTACGATCAACGCCAGCATGTGACGGTTGACTTCGATCAATCGTCCCACAGCAGCGAACCCTGCAGCGTGGGCCGCCCGACCATACCGCCGCCACGCCGGCGCGCGGCTTCGGTTTCCGCCGTGAAGCGCACGTCTATGTCGCGGTCGCCCAGGAACTTGTTGAGGCTGTCCTCGTCGATCTCCTGCCACGATTTGCCCCGGTCTGGGCCGAAACGGACCCGCGGCAGCAGGCCGGGCTGGTTCGACCAGGCGATCAGTTGCGCGACGCTCGCCTCGTTCAGCATGTCGCGCAGGTGGAATGCTGTGACGTATGCATCCGGAAACGCGCGGTGTGCCGGCAGGCCGCGTTCGTGATCGATCCCCGCCGGCTTGCGCCAATAGCGCAGCACCTGATTGGAAAAGCTCGGCGAATCGGGCCACAGCCGCAGGGCGCACTTCCACGTGCAGATCCAGTCCGCACCGCGCGTCAGCGCCGGGGTGCAATATTGCTCCTCGAACGTCGCACGGTGCGCCGCCAGCGCGATGCGTCGCGGATAGGGATCGAGCACGGGGCGCGCGACATCCTGCCAGAACGGCTCGTTCGCGACCTGTTCGTCCAAGATATGATGCACGGCCTGCGTGATCGGCGGGATCGGACGGCCGGGATTGACGAAGCGCTGTCCGCCCTCGCCATACAGGTCCCAGCGTCCGTCCGGACCGAGTGCGACATCCTGCCACCCGATCTCGCACACGCCATGCATCGGGGGCGCCTGGCCGGTGGTTTCGAGGTCGATGACGCGGATGATCGAAGGCTGGGGGGAGGCATCGGTGCCTAAGTGGAGGTTCGCATGCCCGAATGCCAGCTTTTCCGTGCGATACCGCCTGTCGGGTTCGCAATGCTTGCCCCGCGCGTGCGCGGCTGATACCCGCCCGCGACCCAACATCGCCGGAGTTCGCCGCCATGTCCGACCAGATCAACAGAGTCGTCCTCGCTTATTCGGGCGGCCTCGACACCAGCGTCATCCTGAAATGGCTGCAGCAGACGTATAAGTGCGAAGTCGTGACCTTCACCGCCGATCTGGGGCAGGGCGAGGAACTGGAGCCGGCACGTCAGAAGGCACAGATGGCGGGTGTGAAGCCCGAGCATATCTTCATCGACGATCTGCGCGAGGAATTCGTGCGGGATTACGTCTTCCCGATGATGCGATCGAACGCGTTGTACGAGGGGCTGTACCTGCTCGGCACGTCGATCGCGCGGCCGCTGATCGCCAAACGGCAGATCGAGATCGCAAAGATGCTGAACGCCGACGCGGTCAGCCACGGCGCGACCGGCAAGGGGAACGACCAGGTCCGCTTCGAACTGGGCTATTACGCGCTGGCGCCCGACATTAAGGTGATCGCGCCGTGGCGCGAATGGGATCTGACCAGCCGCACCAAGCTGATCGAATTCGCCGAACAGCACCAGATTCCGGTCAGCAAGGACAAGCGCGGCGAGGCGCCGTTCTCGACCGACGCGAACATGCTGCACACCTCGTCCGAGGGCAAGGTGCTGGAGGATCCGTGGGACGAGGTGCCGGACTATGTCTATTCGCGCACGGTGAACCCAGAAGACGCACCGAACGAGCCGGAGACGATCACGATCGATTTCGAACGCGGCGACGGCGTGGCGGTCAACGGCGTCGGTATGTCCCCCGCCACCTTGCTGGAAACGCTGAACGAACTGGGTCGCAAGCACGGCATCGGACGGCTCGATCTGGTCGAGAACCGCTTCGTCGGCATGAAGTCGCGCGGCATGTACGAGACACCGGGCGGCACGATCTATCACCTCGCACATCGCGGCATCGAGCAACTGACGCTGGATCGTGGCGCGGCGCATCTGAAGGACGAACTCGCCCCGCGTTACGCCGAGCTGATCTATAACGGCTTCTGGTTCAGCCCGGAGCGCGAGATGCTGCAGGCGGCGATCGACCACAGCCAGGAAAAGGTCACCGGAACGGTGCGGCTGAAGCTGTACAAGGGTTCGGTCAACGTCACCGGGCGCAAATCGCCTTTCTCGCTCTATTCCGAAAAGGTCGTGACGTTCGAAGACGATCAGGGCGCGTACGACCAGCGTGATGCGGCCGGTTTCATCAAGTTGCAGGCGCTGCGCCTGCGCCTTCTGGGTCGGCGCGACCGCTAGGCAAAGTTATTCCTTACAATTGCCTGCGCGGGACTGAACAGACAACGGACGATTAACCGTGCGCCATTAGACCCGGCCCATGGCTTCCACGGCATCACGGCGGGATTGGCAGGGCGACGCTTGGGCGGCGATCCTGCTGGCGTTCGCGCTCGTCCTCGCCTGGAGTCTCCGCGACTGGCAGAACCTTTCGGCGCTGCGATTGCCCGACACGGACGACGTCATGCGGCTGCAGCAGATCCGCGACTGGCTCGCCGGGCAGCGTTTCAGCGACGTATCGCAGCATCGGCTGGGGGCAGGCGGCCTGCCGATGCACTGGTCGCGGCTTCCGGATCTTGTGCCGGGCGCGATCATCGCCGCCCTTGCCCCGCTGGCGGGCCGACATGCGGCGGAGATCGCGGCGGTGATCATCTGGCCCGCGATGCTGCTGACGATCGCCTTGTTCCTGATCGCGCGCATCGCCCGCGCGCTGGGCGGCGCCGAGATCGCGCGCACGGCCCTGATCGTCGCCGCGATCGCCTATCCATCCTCGACGATCTTCCTGCCCGGACGGATCGACCATCACGGCTTCCAGATCGTCCTGCTGCTCGTCATCGTCCTTGCCCTGATCACCGGGCGAGGGATGGAGCGCGCATTGGTGGCGGGGTTCGCCGCAGCCGCCAGCATCGCGATCGGGCTGGAGACGCTGCCCTTGATCGGCGTGGCCGGCGCGGTGCTGGTCGTCCGGTGGATCATCGGCGGATCGGACGACGCGCTGATGGGCTTCGGTATTGCGCTTGCCGCGGGATTGCTGACCGCCAACACGATGCTGCGAACCGACCAGTTTCTGTATCCCGCCTGCGACGGATTCACCGCGATCGCGTGGCGCGCCTTCCAGTTCGCCGCATTCGCACCGATCATCCTCGCGATCGCCGGTTATGCGAGCAAGCGGCGCGACGTTCGGGCCGCGCTGGCGGGCGCCGCCGGCATCGTGACCGCGGCCGGCGTGTGGCGCGGCGCGCCGCAATGCCTGTCTCCCTACGGCAATGTGGACCCGATGCTCGCGCGCATGTGGCTGGCGAATGTCGGGGAAGCGCAGTCGCTGTTCGCCGCACCCACGGTGACGGCGCTGGGCTATGCCGGCCTGATGGTCGCCGGAATCGTCGCAAGCACGTGGCGGCTGTACAGGACGCGACGGGCGGGGTGGGGCGTGTTGCTGGCGTTCCAGGCGGGCGCGCTGATCCTGACCTGCATCCAGTTGCGTGGCGCCTATGCCGGGGCGATCCTCGCCGCCCCGGCGCTGGCGGCGGTCATATCGATCGCACGACGTCGCGGTACGGGCGCGCTCGCGGCCGCGTGGATCGGATCCGCGGGCATGCTGTATCCGCTGGCCGCAAATGCGCTGACCCCGGCCGACATGCATGCCCCGTCATCGCCGTCCACGGCACGACCGGGCGGATCCTGCACGTCGCGCGAGGCGCTGGCCCGCCTCGCGCGACTGCCCGGCGGACGGTTGATCGCGCCGCTCGACCTTGGGGCCTATGCGATCGGCGCGACCGGATTGTCGGTCGTCGGCGCGCCGTATCATCGCGGCGATCACGGCAATACCGCCGTCTATCGTTTCTATCTCGGGTCGGCGGCCGAGGCGGAGGCGATCGCGCGGCACTGGCACCTGCGCTATGCCGCCGTGTGCCCGGACAGTTTCGGTGAACTCGGCCCGGCCGATCGGGGCAGCCTGATCGCTCGACTCCGCGCCGGCCATGCGCCTGACTGGATGCGACCAGTCGAAGGGCCGGATGACGGATTGATCCTGTTTGCGATCGAACCACGCTTGTTCGGGCGCCCCGCAACGCTGTAAGGCCGTTCGATGCAGGTTGAGGACAGGCAGAGCAGCGGCGAGACGCTGCACTGGTGGCAGACGCGGTGGTTCGTGGCGTTGATGGTGCTGGCCGCCATCATTCCCCTGCTCAAACCCGATATTCCGCCGCTGGTCGACCTGCCCGGACATATGGGGCGCTACCGCGTCCAACTCGACATGGACACGGTTCCGTGGCTGCGCGACTGGTATAATTTCCAATGGTCGCTGATCGGCAATCTTGGCATCGACCTGCTGGTCGTGCCGCTGGCGCCGGTGTTCGGGCTGGAACTCGCGGTCAAGCTGATCGTGATCAGCATTCCCGCGCTGACGGTGCTCGGGCTGCTGTGGATCGCGCGCGAGGTGCATGGCCGCATACCGCCGACCGCTCTCTTCGCGCTGCCTCTGGCCTATAGTTTTCCGTTCCAGTTCGGTTTCGTCAATTTCGCGCTCGCTATGGCGATCGCGCTCAACGCCTTCGCCCTGTGGTTGCGGCTCGCGCGGCTCGGACGGCTGAAACTGCGCGCGATCATCTTCCTGCCTTTGTCGGTCGCATTGTGGATCTGCCACACGTTCGGCTGGGGCGTGCTGGGTGTACTGGCCTTCTCTGCCGAAATGGTGCGGCAGCACGATGCGATGACCGGGCGCCGCGTGCCGGGCACGTTATGGCAACGGGTCAAGCGCGGGCACTGGGTCGAGGCATGGTTCAAGGCCGGGCTGAACTGCCTGCCGCTCGCGATACCGATGGTGATGATGATCCTGTGGCGCAGCGGCGAACACGTCGCCGGCCAGACCGGGGACTGGTTCAACTGGCAGGCGAAGGTAAGCTGGCTGACCAAGGTGCTGGCGGATCGCTGGCAGGCGTTCGACATCGCCGCGACGGCCGTGTTGTACCTGATCCTGTTCAAGGGTTTCCGCGACCCGAACGTGGAATATTCGCGTAATCTGGGCCTGTCGGCCTTGTTCCTGCTCGCTGTGTTCATCGTCCTGCCGCGCATCGTGTTCGGGTCTGCTTATGCCGATATGCGGCTGGCGCCGTTCATGATCGCGATCGCGGTGATCGCGCTGCGCCCGAAACCGGGTCTTTCGATCCGCGGCGCGTCGACGCTGGCCGTGCTCGGCTGTGCGTTCTTCCTGGTGCGGATGGGGGCGGGGACGGTCAGCTACTGGATGTTCGACCAGACCTACGATCGCGAGTTGAAGGCGCTGGACCATGTGCCGATCGGCGCGCGGCTGGTGACGTTCGTCGGGCAAAGATGCGGCAACCGCTGGTTCATGACGCGGCTGGAGCATATCCCGGCAATCGCGCTGGAACGGCGACTGGCCTATTCGAACGACCAATGGTCGATGGCCGGCGCGCAGTTGCTGACGACGAAATATCTTCCGGCGGGCAAATTTTCGCATGATCCGTCGCAGATCGTGACGAGCATCCAGTGCCCGCGCGAATGGTGGCGGCCGATCAACCGTGCGCTCGCCCGCTTCCCGCGCAACGCCTATGACTATGTCTGGCTGGTCCAGCCGCCGGCCTATGACCCCAAATACAATCAGGGTCTGGTCGAGGTGTGGCGCGACGGTACCAGCGTGCTGTTCAAGGTCGATCACTCGCGGCCCGGCATCTTCGTCAGCGATGCCGAGATCCATCCGAAGATTATATGGCGGGCGCCTTTCTGAACGGGGTCAGTTCGCCGAGATAGTCCTGATCCGCC includes the following:
- a CDS encoding sensor histidine kinase yields the protein MARPLLQRLGVREGLARRFLVACLAVGFLALITAIFAAAWSTKRSQDHGRWVTHTYEVELAVTKVTTAIERAETVRRGYLLTGQQVYLDSYRDVAATLSPALSRVMRLTDDNPRQRGNIVRLQAQVRDILAYRNQSITLMAAGRQQAAIDAFVAETGAARMKGVRATLAAMTAEEQRLLAIRDRELQSSVTIFYGILALTGVLLLLVAMATLATVLRYTRDLSASRDDLRDFADTLEELVEERTADLSRANEEIQRFAYIVSHDLRSPLVNVMGFTAELDTATVAITDLIDRAEATAPDIVTEDARLAAREDLPEAIRFIRTSTQKMDRLINAILKLSREGRRVISPEPVGMGAMVQTIDGSLKHLTEDRDATIAVEGTLPGIVTDRLAIEQIFSNLIENAVKYLQPGRPGRIVVRGEKTGSRIVYEIEDNGRGIAPSDHQRVFDLFRRSGHQDQPGEGIGLAHVRALAYRLGGVIDVRSELGKGATFRLTLPAVLTEAESKRSGEVS
- a CDS encoding argininosuccinate synthase; protein product: MSDQINRVVLAYSGGLDTSVILKWLQQTYKCEVVTFTADLGQGEELEPARQKAQMAGVKPEHIFIDDLREEFVRDYVFPMMRSNALYEGLYLLGTSIARPLIAKRQIEIAKMLNADAVSHGATGKGNDQVRFELGYYALAPDIKVIAPWREWDLTSRTKLIEFAEQHQIPVSKDKRGEAPFSTDANMLHTSSEGKVLEDPWDEVPDYVYSRTVNPEDAPNEPETITIDFERGDGVAVNGVGMSPATLLETLNELGRKHGIGRLDLVENRFVGMKSRGMYETPGGTIYHLAHRGIEQLTLDRGAAHLKDELAPRYAELIYNGFWFSPEREMLQAAIDHSQEKVTGTVRLKLYKGSVNVTGRKSPFSLYSEKVVTFEDDQGAYDQRDAAGFIKLQALRLRLLGRRDR
- a CDS encoding 3'-5' exonuclease, which translates into the protein MHGVCEIGWQDVALGPDGRWDLYGEGGQRFVNPGRPIPPITQAVHHILDEQVANEPFWQDVARPVLDPYPRRIALAAHRATFEEQYCTPALTRGADWICTWKCALRLWPDSPSFSNQVLRYWRKPAGIDHERGLPAHRAFPDAYVTAFHLRDMLNEASVAQLIAWSNQPGLLPRVRFGPDRGKSWQEIDEDSLNKFLGDRDIDVRFTAETEAARRRGGGMVGRPTLQGSLLWDD
- a CDS encoding response regulator: MTDHRSVSIVMIEDDEGHARLIEKNIRRAGIMNEITHFTDGTTALHYLFTDKNGPAMNGPALVLLDLNLPDMSGTDILAKIKSEPALKRTPVVVLTTTDDKVEIQRCYDLGCNVYITKPVNYESFAQAIRQLGLFLSVIQVPDIEGQ